The window ACGCGGAACACGCCGAAATCCTGGCTTTTCCTGATGGCCAAAGCGTAAGATATAGCGCCCATGGCACAGCAACTGATCACCCGCATTAACCAATTGCCCCGGGGCACATTCGTGCGTTGGGTCCTGCTGGCGCTAAGTGTCGCGCTGCTGACCGCACCCGTGCTGGCCCGGGCCAGCGAGCCGGTGTCGATGGTGATGGAGCTGGACGCCCCGCTCAATCCGGGTGAGTTCGCCTGGGACGAAAGCGGCACCGATGCCGCTGCCGCCCGCTGGGTGGTCGTCGATATCGCGGCCCAGATGCTGTACGTCTATCAGGGCGGTGTCGAAATCGGCCGTTCGACCCTGGTTTATGGCTCGGATGAAAAGCCGACGCCGATGGGCACGTTTCCGGTGCTGGCAAAGGTCGCGAACAAGCATTCGATCAAATATGACGCGCCGATGCCCTGGTCGCTTCAGCTGACGCGCAGCTGGGTTGCGATCCACAGCAGCGACGTTGATCCGCGCTATGCCACCCATGGCTGCATCGGCGTGCCGGACGAGTTCGCCCAGACCCTGTTCAACAAAATGCGCGTGGGCGACCGGGTAACGGTGACGCGCAACTGGATGCGGCAGGTTTATGCCGCGCAGGAACATGGCGCCGAATTGCCGCCGCCCCCCAGCGACGAAACGCTGACCATTGACGGGACGGACCTCGCCTCCCTGACGCGCTGATCCTTATTTCGTGGCGCGCAGGATGGACCGCGCCATGCCGGAACAATCGACCGCGCCGGTCCCGTTGACCACCGGGCCTTCCTTCTTGCGCAGGCCAAGCGCACCGCCGATCGACCCCACGACCGCGCCGATCACGTCGCCCGTATTCGGCGGATTGTTGAACCCCGCCACGCTGACCGACGGCCGGCTCATGGTGCCGTTGATCCGGATCGGCTCCATGATGCGCAGCCCGCCCTTGCGCTTGGATGCGCCGCCGATGGTCAACGCGATCCGCTCGCTTTCCAGGTCGATGATGCCGACGCCCCGACTGCGGCTGATGTCGGTGTCGATGACAAAGGGCGTGGCGGTCAGGCGGCCCTCGTCCGCCTCGAACCCCACCGCGATACAGCGCAGCGGCACCTGTGCATCCGGGTCGCTGACCACCGCCTTCACCGTCCGGCCCAGATCCTGGCCCAGCACGGCGGCGACCACCCGGTCCACCTTGCCGTTGACCGCGACGATCCCGGCATGGCCATCGGCACGGGACAGCGCCTCGCGGATGGTATCGCCGCGCCCGCCCAGCACGATCCGCGCGCGATAGGGCGCATCGAACCGGTCGGCGGCATTGACCAGCGGCCCCAGCCGGCCGCCCTGAACCATCAGGTCGATGTTCAGCATCGGCTTTGCCCCGGTGCGATGATCGACGGTCATGCGCCCGGTCATTACCCCCTGCACCAGTTCCGACCGGATATCGCTGATCGTCAGCTTCTTGCCCTCCAGCGTGATGGTGCCCGCAAGGGTCCGGAACGTGGTGGTCTGACCGAACAGCAGCCGCTGCGCCTTGACGCGCAGCGTGCCGTCGGTGGGGCCGATCTTGGCAAGGTTGATCCGCGTTTCGGGCAGGACACGTTCACCGGTCTGCGCCTCGCGCGCCGCCGCACGCGCCTTGCCCCTTGCATCGGACAGGTCGTCGAAATCGAACTGCGAAAACCGGATATCGCCGTCGATCTTGGTCCGGCCATCGCGCTTCAACACGTCCATCCGCCCGACCAGCTGCGACCGACCAATCGAACCGGACATCCGCTCGATGAACCAGTCGCGCCCATCGCGGCGCACTTCTGCCTTCAGGTCGATGGGCGCCGTGCCGAACAGGCCTGCCTGGATAAGGTCATCCAGCCGGGCGAGCGATGGCGCCTTAGCCGCCATCGCCAGCCGCATGTCCCGCACGTTCAGCGCACCGCGCATCGTGCCCTTTGCCGTCATGGTCAGCAGCGGCGATGCGAAATCCAGCGTGAAGGGGTAAGGCGCGTCGCCGCCCGTGCTGGTCACCGGCGCGCCGTTCAGTTGCAGCCGCGCAGGCGCACCGTCGAACGTCCCCGTGCCGCCGATCCGCACCCCTTGGCGCGCATCCGCCGACATCGCACCGGCCAGCACCAGCTTGCGCTTGGCTTCCTTCAGCGTGAAGCGGCTATCCTCGATCGTCAGGCCGGCAATGCCCATGCCGCGATCATTGTCCTGCCCCTCGTCCGGCGCCTTGGTTTCCCGGCGCCAGTTCCACTGCCCTTCCGCTGTCCGCACCAGATTGGCGGTCATGCCGCGGATCACGATGCCGCCCGGCTCGATCGATTGCCGGAAGATAGCGGGCAGAACCGGCACCCGCATCCGCACCTCGCGAACGGTCAGCAGATCTCCGGGCCCGGCCCAGTCCGGCTGAGCCATACGCAGGTTGCGCAGCACGATGGTGGGGGTGTATGAAAAGACCTCCACCCGCTCCACGCTGCCAAGGTTCACGGGTGCGCCGACGCGCTCGCTTAGTGCAGCCTCGATCCGCTCGCGCGCCCAGCCGACAGGTGACATCGCCGCAGCTACAGCCAGCATGGCGAGCAGGACAATCAGCACAGCCGCCATGATGACGGCAATGCGCAGCGCCCGTCCCG of the Sphingomonas sp. BGYR3 genome contains:
- a CDS encoding L,D-transpeptidase, translated to MRWVLLALSVALLTAPVLARASEPVSMVMELDAPLNPGEFAWDESGTDAAAARWVVVDIAAQMLYVYQGGVEIGRSTLVYGSDEKPTPMGTFPVLAKVANKHSIKYDAPMPWSLQLTRSWVAIHSSDVDPRYATHGCIGVPDEFAQTLFNKMRVGDRVTVTRNWMRQVYAAQEHGAELPPPPSDETLTIDGTDLASLTR
- a CDS encoding AsmA family protein; translated protein: MNADTSTATVPAVRRPGRALRIAVIMAAVLIVLLAMLAVAAAMSPVGWARERIEAALSERVGAPVNLGSVERVEVFSYTPTIVLRNLRMAQPDWAGPGDLLTVREVRMRVPVLPAIFRQSIEPGGIVIRGMTANLVRTAEGQWNWRRETKAPDEGQDNDRGMGIAGLTIEDSRFTLKEAKRKLVLAGAMSADARQGVRIGGTGTFDGAPARLQLNGAPVTSTGGDAPYPFTLDFASPLLTMTAKGTMRGALNVRDMRLAMAAKAPSLARLDDLIQAGLFGTAPIDLKAEVRRDGRDWFIERMSGSIGRSQLVGRMDVLKRDGRTKIDGDIRFSQFDFDDLSDARGKARAAAREAQTGERVLPETRINLAKIGPTDGTLRVKAQRLLFGQTTTFRTLAGTITLEGKKLTISDIRSELVQGVMTGRMTVDHRTGAKPMLNIDLMVQGGRLGPLVNAADRFDAPYRARIVLGGRGDTIREALSRADGHAGIVAVNGKVDRVVAAVLGQDLGRTVKAVVSDPDAQVPLRCIAVGFEADEGRLTATPFVIDTDISRSRGVGIIDLESERIALTIGGASKRKGGLRIMEPIRINGTMSRPSVSVAGFNNPPNTGDVIGAVVGSIGGALGLRKKEGPVVNGTGAVDCSGMARSILRATK